The DNA region GCCCTGCCTTCCCCAGAAAGCTTATGTGAGTAACAACCCTTTCATAGTCTGTTGGTATGTGTATGGCTTCGTcagtcatttcttcttttttttttgagacagggtctcactgtgttgcccagactacagtgcaatggtacaatcatagctcactgcaacctccaacttctAGGCtgaagggattctcatgcctcagtctcctgagcagctgggacaacaggtgtgcacaatcatgcccagataattaaaaaaaatgtttctttttttgcagagatgggggggtctctgcatgctgcccaggctggccttgaactcctggcctcaagtgatcctcctaccttggcctccctaagtgctaggattacaggcatgagccactgaacctggctatCAGTCTGGACATTTGAACCAAATTTTGAGTGTGGAATGCATCTTGTCTCAGTGTGGGATGGCCACAAAAAAATAGCATCCTCCTTTACAGTTCACCtactgctttatttcttttcacagCACTTAATACCGCCTgacatattacatatttattgtttgttttctgcacTAGACAGATCCCCAGCTTTAGTAAAGTGTTTGGTATAATCATTCGAGTGGCTACTTTGCTAGCACTGTTAAAAGCACTAGTGCTACAGTTGTGAACAAGGCCCTTGCCTGTATGAAGTGTACACTCCAGAGAGCAGGGCAGATGTTCAATAcctatttgttaaatgaaagagTATTAATACTGTTTTTGTCTGGAGGTAACATATTAGAAACATAAtatatcaaaaattaaattttttattctttttttgcatCAAAATAGTGCTTAAAATAATAGGAATTTATACTCACAAGACATAGCTAACATCCAgagtagacatttaaaaaatattatttgaaaattacgTACTTAGTACTAAAGACTTCCTAAATTTGTACATTAGCAAGATTGGCATTAGCACCATTAGAGAGTTGATCTTTGGCTAATGATTATTCAAAGAACATTCAGGAAAATTTCAACCATTACAATCAGTgagtataattttatatttcagcaAAGATAGTGGTCATGTTCAGCAACAGCCTCACTTGCAAATTAAAGTAAGCTCACTTCAATGTTGCACTTTGATGCTGTTTTTTTACCCCTTCTCTTGCAAATAaccagtgaaataaaaattgtttctaaCTGGCAATCGAAACAAGGGAGGAATTATGGCTAGCCAACTAGttgctaatgtttgtgtttttattttttatttaagaaaaattttaaataatagagatggggtctcaccatggtgcccaggctggtcttaaactcctacgctcagacaatcctcccacTCGGCCTCTCAacatgctgggatcacaggcttcagccaccaggcccggcctgcTAATGTCTGTGAAAGGCAACTTGCAAACTTCTATGGTTTAACTTCACCAGAAGGGTAAAGGGCTCCCCACCTGCCACCTTGTTCTACGAAAAAGGTATACTCTGATTActagaatggatttttaaaattcaatacaaAGATTCAATAACTATCAACATTTCTAaacactgatttttctttttattttttcaagtattttttaatgtCCTGCAGGTAATAACACTGATTTTTCTAATACTCAGAAACATCTACTTAGCAGCTGTGATACTAATTTGCAAAATGTAATGTTATACAAATATAAGGTACTACTAAATACATAGTAGAAATAATTGCATGATTCCTGATGTTTATATTCAAGGTATAAACATGGCTGATTTTGCTGATActatagaataaaaaaaataaagttgctatgtaaaaaattaaagaatatctcggccgggtgcggtggctcaagcctgtaatcccagcactttgggaggccgagacgggcggatcacgaggtcagcagatcgagaccatcctgggtaacactggtgaaaccgtctctactaaaaaatacaaaaaactagccgggcgaggtggcgggcgcctgtagtcccagctactcgggaggctgaggcaggagaatggcgtgaacccgggaggtggagcttgcagtgagctgagatccggccactacactccagcctgggcaacagagcgagactccgtttcaaaaaaaaaaaaaaaaaaaaaagaatatctcaaTTAGATATTTTTGTTCCTAATCTCTTTCAGACAGATCTATGAAATAATATAGAATATACAATCAATATATCCTTTCATATGAAGTGAAAAAGAATGGGGTCTAAGTAGTGAGATCAtctctatttttcacttttttaaaaaaacagacagggtcttgctatgttgcccaagctggtctcaaactcctgggctccagttttcctcctgcctcagcctcccaaagtgctgggattataggcatgagccattgtgcctggcccgtGGGATCATTTCTATTGGTTTTATGTCAGTATCAATTAATGAGTCAATTAATTAAccttaatgatttctttttctaaataagtATCAGCTGATTTAATCTCGCCCAATTGAATGAGACTCTTTTGGTTGATCAATGCGATAGAGAAACTCTGCAGGTAAGAAGTACCCAAGATATTCCACTATATCTGGAGTAGTGTCATAATGGTAGTGTCCACCTTCTCCATGATGACTGAAAAAATGAGTGTGCTCCAGTCGCAAATCAAACCCCTAGGATAACAGACAAACAATATGTTAGTACTCCAAGTATTGATTAGAGTTTAAGGGGGAAGGGATAACTTTTTATGTTgcaatagttttcattttttaaataggtagTACATTCACATGTTCTAAACTCAAAGGGGGCAAAACGATATATTCAGTAAAATGTATCTTCCTCTCTCTTGCCCTCACCACTTGCTCCCCTTCCTAGCAGTTGACCAATGTAAACAGTTTCTTGTATATCCTTccagaaatatttacttttatttttactcaaatGTAGTATTTTGTACACACTTTTCTGCATGTAACTTTTTTTCATGTAACAATATAGTTTTGAGATCTTTGTATATCAAATCATAAAAGAGCTTCCTCATTTTTTTATACTTatgtggtattccattgtgtatgtaagTTAACTGACATTTgcattatttctaattcttttgcTACTACAACAACACTGTAATGAATAACCTTTTAACTAACAATTTTACAcaattatgcatatatttaagtataaaatcCTAGACATATAATCACTGGATCAAAAGATATGACCAGGctaggcgcagtagctcatgcctgtaatcccaccactttgggaggctgaggcgggcaaatcacttgaagtcaggagcttgaccccagcctggtcaacatggcaaaaccctgtctctaccaaaaatacaaaaattagccaggtgtggtggtgagcacctgtaatcccagctactcaggcgggtgaggcaggagaattgcgtgaacccaggaggcggaggttgcagtgagctgagatcgcatcactgcactccagcctgggcaacagagcgggactctgtcacaaaaagttaaaagaaagaaaagataaggcCAATATTTTAGTAGGTATTTGCTTTGAATtggtaaaatattttctagtgtaTAGTATTATAATATAATGAACACCAAACAAGATGACAGGAGACCTGAATCCTAGTTGTGACTCTACTATTTTTTTTGagcctgttacccaggctggtctcaaacttctggattcaagtCAGCCTCCTCGGTACCTAAGAATACcagggcatgccaccatgcccagctacacctgctatttaataaaataattttgggtGTTATTTAAAATGCCTATGCCTTCATTTTCTCAAAGGTAAAATCTGCTCTGCCTAACTCATAGGATGATGAAGAGCTCCCTTATCTTCCAAAATAATTCTAGAGACTACCCTAATTCTTAAATAACAACAACAcatggttgggcgtggtggctcacgcttgtaatcccaacactttaggaggcagaggtgagtggatcacctgaggccaggggtttgagaccagcctgaccaatgtggtgaaaccctgtctactaaaaatacaaaaattaggccgggcgcggtggctcaagcctgtaatcccagcactttgggaggctgagacgggcggatcacgaggtcaggagatcgagaccatcctggctaacccggtgaaaccccgtctctgctaaaaaatacaaaaaaactagccaggcgaggtggcgggcgcctgtagtcccagctactggggaggctgaggcaggagaatggcgtgaacccgggagacggagcttgcagtgagccaagatccagccactgcactccagcctgggcaacacagcaagactccgtctcaaaaaaaaaaaaaaaaaaaaaaaaaatacaaaaattagcctggcatggtggtgcatgcctataatcccagctacccgggaggctgaggcagttcaatcacttgaacccaggaggcagaggttgcagtgagctgagatcgtgccattgcactccagcctgggcaacaagagtgaaactctgtctcaaaacaacaacccCACAAAAATTGCCTAGTTCTTAAAGATTAtcctgccaggcgcggtggctcacgcctgtaatcccagcactttgggaggccgaggcgggcggatcacgaggtcaggagatcgagaccatcctggctaacacagcgaaaccccgtctctactaaaaaatacaaaaaataagccaggcgtggtggtgggctcctgtagtcccagctccttgagaggctgaggcaggagtatggtgggaacctgggaggcggagcttgcagtgagccctgatcgcatcactgcactccagcctggccacagagcgagactccgcctcaaaaaaaaaaaaaaaaaaaaaaagattatcctaAAAATCAAGCATCAAGCATTATCattatagtataaatataaaaaaacagacacagactTACTGGGTCTCTGGAGACAAAAACTGGTAGACAAACCAAAGGAGCTTTCATCTCATAAAAATGCAACCATTTATTCACCTCTTCATCAGAGTTCAAGGGGCAGGAAGAAAATTCTGCAGGCTACAACAAAAGATAATTATATAGGTAAACATACTGAATATtatgaagaattaaaaattttaaaaatatattttatttacttattattaatttttaattatactttaagttctgggttacatgtgcagaacatgcagttttgttacataggtatacacgtgccctggtggtttgctgcacccatcaacccgtcacctacattaggtatttctcctgttatccctcccctaacccccaccccccgacaggtcccggtgtgtgatgttcccctcgctgtgtccatgtgttcccactgttcaactcccacttatgagtgagaacatgcggtgtttggttttctgatcttgtgatagtttgctgagaatgatggtttccagcttcatccatgtccctgcaaaggacataaattcaccctttttttatggctgtatagtattccatggtgtataggtacattttcttaatccagtctatcattgatggacattcgggttagttctaagtctttgctattgtgtatagtgctgcaataaacctatgtgtgcatgtgtctttgtcgtagaatgatttataatcctttgggtatatgccccgtaatgggattgctgggtcaaatggtatttccagttctagatccttgaggaatcaccacactgacctccacaatggttgaactaatttacactcccacgaacagtataaaagcattcctatttttccacaacctctccagcatctgttgtttcctgacagggtctggctctgtcacccaggctggagtgcagtgggatgatcacgGTGGGCCTGGAAAAGGTACAAGTTTCCACTATGGTGTGTGGGATTGGCAACTGggcccccagccttcaggcctccctggcctgaaggtagGGCCTTACCGGAAACCCGTCCCCTTCTCCTCCaaaacctgtctgcctcctgctgccaatCATGGAATCCAGGCTGTATGTGCCAAGGGGTGCCTGAAGGCCAGTGCAGAGCTGCCCTCAGCCCTCGCTCAGCTTCCTGTCTATGCTCGTGTCAGTGCCCAAAATTCAGAAGGGGCCGGGGCAGCAGGGGGCTGGTGTATCCGCAGTGCCCTGAGCGTGTGCACACCTGGCTGGGCTGTGACAGCGACCAGGCTCTGCCTGACTTTGCTCCTGGATCGGAGCAGGTGCtgacagcagggagaagccaggcagtgggagcaggcatttcCAAACCTGCAAGAGCAGTGGGGGCCTTCCCAGACCCCGAAGAAAGCAGGAATGCCTAGGTCCGCAGCCACcgtttgggcagctgcagctgcgcCTGGGAAAATGGGGCTCTCGCCTGTTCCGGCCGGGAGAGCACAGGGATGCCAGGGACCACAGCCATGGCTTGGGTGATTGCAGCGGCACCAAGGAAGCTCCAGCGACAAATCAGAAGGGGCGGGACTCCCACTTGTCTTCAGCTCCCACCCACTCCATGGAATGTGTAGCCTCAGCTgtgcctccctgctgcagccactCCAGACAGCCTGCCGCTGCCATcatcactatgttgaccaggctggttttgaattcctggcctccggtggtcctcccacctcagcctcccaaagtgctaggattacaggcatgagtcattttGCAGGCCTTGAATTTATCTtgatcttaaaaacaaacatatccAAAATAAAGTTCTAATATATTAACATGGATAAAAACATTATCTTACAATCTGATTTACAatataatcatttaaattttaaagtaatacaaTCATAGTAAAAATGATTTGTTTAGAGTGTCTTTGAATGTAGAATTTCCAACATATACCTTACAATTCTAAGATCTGGCCCAGCGCAGtgtttcacatctgtaatcccagcacctgaggcgggtggatcagcctaggtcaggagttcgacaccagtctggccaacgtggcaaaaccttgtcttcactaaaactacaaaataagcccagcgtggtgctgcatgcctataatcccagctactcagcaggctgaggcaggagaatcccttgaatccgggaggtggaggttgcagtgagtcaagatcgtgccactgcactccagtgtgggcaacagagcaaggttccgtttaacaacaacaacaaaaaaatcctgaGATCTtaaacatgtgcacacatacaaaCTCCTTCATGCATGTATGCACACATGGGCTCTTACCATAATGTGAGACTTCACTTTTCCCTTCTGAATTATGAAAGTACCTCCCATTCCTACAGGCTTATTCCATAATGTTTTTCCAGGGTCTGTCTCATAGAAGTCACAAAGTTAAGTGGTCCAGTTCTTCTTTTGGCTTTCACCTCAATTACCTATAGAGGACACAAAGGTGCGTATCATTGACTATGCTGCAAAATAACTACCgaagtaaaatattatataattgtaaaatattatataatttaatgcTGTCAAACAAATATTCCGTTCTTTGCTTAGAGCCCCCAGATCTGAGTTGTCGCAATCTTGTGAGTCTTGAtcaatcatatatatgtatacacacacacacgtacatatcagttatatgtaatttataaataagtctTAAGCATGCTTTCTTgaactgagaaactgagaaagacaAGTTTCTCAGTGTAGACAAGTACTACACTGAACTCTAGAGACTCTTAACATATGTGTCAAGGCAGTCAAATATTGAGAATTACCTGCTTTAAAGGAATTAATCTTTGGTAAGGGGGATGAGAAGAAAATGATTACATTTTCTCACTTCCCTTAAAAATCTGTACTATATTATCTCTACAACGTGGAAGTTAAGTATTTTCACTTCTCAATCTCTTATCTCAAAGTAGTCGAAGAGGCTATCTCTACTTACAAAACTGGAGAGTCTTCACAAAAGCTAACACTGAAATCATCTTTTTGTGTACTAACAGGAAGTAAATATGAAGTAAGGCATTAGTTTTCCTTACTTTCTTCTTGCTGTAAGTTTTTGCTACCACCATTTCTATCTAGAGCAATGTATGATTCATCAGAAAGGAGCAAATAACCTATTTACTACCTGTAAGTAGGCATTATTTATTTTAGCTGTATGGTTCATGTAGATGACTAACTCACTCTCCAAATTAATATTCTATTACCTTTTAGTTCTCAGAAAAAGGTCTTCCTTACTAagtagtcttctttttttttttttttttttttttttttgagacaggtcttgctgtcacccaggtaggagtacagtggtgtgatcatagcttgttgcagcctcaaacacctggccataagggatcctcctgcctcctgagtagctaggactataggcatgtaccacatctggctaattaaaaacataaattatttttttttttgagacagggtcttgctacattgcccaggctggtctgaaactgccagacttaagtgatcctccagctttggACTCTCAAAggactggaattataggcatgagccattttgCCAGccatactattcttttttttttttttggagacagagtcttgctttgttgcccaggctggagtgcaagtggtgcgattttggctcactgcaacctctgtctcccaggttcgagcaattctcctgcctcagcctcccaagtagctgggactacaggtgtgtgccatcttCCCggtctaattttagtatttttagtagagacgaggtttcaccatgttggccagactggtctcaaactcttgacctcaggtgatccacccacctcggcctcccaaactgctgggattacagtcataagccaccgcacccggcctccagcCATATTATTCTTAACCTTAGTTTGAAAGATGACTTTTGCTCTGCCTTTCGTATTCTCTGAAACTTTCATTACTGGGTTAAAGAGCTTTGACTTAGGAagctctaattttctttttttttttgagacagagtctcactcagtggcccagactggagtgcagtggcatgatcttggctcactgcaacctctgccttctgggtctgagcgattctctcacctcagcctcctgagtagctgggacgacaggcacacaccaccacaccctgctaatttttgtattttttggtacagatggggtttcaccatgttggccaggctggtcttgaactcctgacttcaagttgaCCTTAAGTTATCCatccagcttggcctcccaaagtgggaagCTCTAATTTTCTTAGCAAAACCATATTTGTGGCAGTAAAAGTTCACATTTTTAGCTATCTGAGAACATTTAgggaatattgtatttttatggaCAAAATCACCTTGCCAGGTTGGCCCTCACTGGCAAAAAGATTAGCCAGTAATGCACATTCAAAATCATGACGTTTCTCACTGTATTTCTCCAGGAGGCACTCTCCATCTGCAGGGTTTACATGGGCAAAGTAACTACCATTCACAGGAGGCTTGTGTTCACTTTCTGTCTGAATAACTGGCATAAACTGAAAAGAAAGTAAGGCAATTAGTCAATCTTTGTATCTCTGCAAAGAGAATATCTTGAATAgtgttataaaacatttaatccttttaaaacatttcagttCAAGTCCTAATAAGAGAACATACaatacataatatttaattttagacataacaaacttgaaaaacattttataagatatttataggccgggcactgtggctcacgcctgtaatcccagcactttgggaggccaagggggcagatcacaaggtcaagagatcaagaccatcttggccaacatggtgaaaccccgtctctactaaaaatacaaaaattagctgggtgtggtggcgtgtgcctgtagtcctagctactcaggaggctgaggcaaaagaagtgcttgaacctgggaggtggaggttgcagtgagccaagatcgcgccaccgcacttcagcatggcgacagagtgaggctctgtctcaaaaaaaaaaaaaaaaaaaaaaaaaaaaaagatatttatagtATTTCTTACAGTGTATCTATAACTTGcattaaatatcttattttaattttaaactttttttcctaaCTTGAACACTAGGCAAATTGTATTAATGTTTCTGCAAAGAACTTGTCTGACTACTATTAGTCATATCTGAAGAGGTTATGAGAGAATGAGCAGACTTAAGTCTTGTATTCATGAGATTCAAAGAAACAGTAATATTTTCAtatgataataatatatattagtaaTAACTATTAACTTCTATAAATAACCATCATACTATTGTGATAGTTTCCTACTATTTGGTCTGGAAGAAGTTGACTAGATCACTAATATTCCATTCACCTTCTAATCCAAAGCTGCCTGCATACCCAAAGCAAGGATTTATAGAGAAATTAGGAATCCTGtaagaatataaatgttttataatccaGAACCTTcaacagaataccacagaacCCTGCATTTATCTAAGGCTGAACCTATAACGTaagaaaatctaaaactataagtTAGTACTCCATTATAGTTAGTCCAGTTGGAATGTGTGCTATAGCAGAAATCTATATCAAGCAGTATCAAACCTGCAGAGAGACTTACAATTCACTCAGAAAGTAGGATTTTTGGCActaaaagcaaaaagacaaatcaaatgtcaaatcaataaagtaaaataattttctcatacATGCTGACCTCAGAATTGAACCCGAGAGTCTGAAATGGACCTGCTCCTGCTCCAAGAATAAAAGCTCCAGGCAGCTTGATTTCTTTTGCAATTTTATTCAGATCATAAACCtatagaagaggaaaaaatattatttaagtcaCAATTTGTATGAAGTCCCTAGTTTACCTTTTATTATTGATCCATTAGCACTTCCTTGCCAATTGATCAACAGGTCTTCTAATAATAAACAGAGTAATCAACCCAACTTCTACAATCTTCATGTGAATATGCAGAGTAAAAGTACTTACTTTTTTTTGGTTTACAAGAGGCAGTAAGTAAGGCACACCTCCTACTTCTGCAATTCTAGTTTTCCCACAGatgcctaaaaaaaaaaccaaaaaacaaaaacacaagccatcttaaaaataggcaaacatctaatttaataataaaatgccaGAAGAcacaaatttaatttattaacaGTACATAACTTCTCCATTCTCATAAAGTTTTACAAATAACAGGGATTGGAAGACATAAGTAGCTAGAACCCCTGTCCTGTTTTAAGTACCTGTGTCTCTAATATCATCATAACCAAGCATGGCTTATATAGTTGGTGGCGTAAAGTTAATACAAGGCAAGGGCAAGGGTTAGAACTGGGGCCAAAGTTTGGATTGGGTAAGGTTTCTAGAATGTCTTTTAACgccttgtttctttaaaaaaatctattttggggtggtttttgtttttttgttttttggctaaaactgttttttaatttttaatttaaaatattttactctgaTAGAATGTAAAATCTtaggtggtggctcacgcctgtaatcccagcactttgggaggccgaggtgggcgtatcatgaggtcaggagattgagaccatcctggctaatacggtgaaacctcgtctctactaaaaatacaaaaaattagccaggcattgtggcacgtgcctgtagtctcagctactcgggaggctgaggcatgagaattgcttgagcccgggaggcggaggttgcagtgagctgagatccggccactgaactccagcctggtgacagagtgagactctgtctcaaaaaaaaaaaaaaagaaaactataaagaagtatTATGctagccgggtacagtggctcatgcctgtaatcccagcactttgggaggccgaggcgggcagatcacgacgtcaggagatcgagaccatcctgattaatatggtgaaaccccgtctctactaaaaatacaaaaaaattagccagttgtggtggcggggggctgtagtcccagctactcaggaggctgaagcaggagaatggcgtgaacctaggaggcggtgcttgcagtgagccgagatctcaccactgcactccagcctgggcaacagagcgagactctgtctcaaaaaaaaaaaaaaaaaaaaaaaaaaaaaaggatgctaaATGCTTTGAAGAAGTTAAAAGACATTGCCATATAGTACACAAGCCTTCTAGAATTTACAgctctacttaaaataaaatattgtttaagcTAGAAAGGCCCCCCAAAAACATTCAATTCAAATCTCCCCATGTTAATGTATCTCAAAGTCAGGTTTAAGACAGAAGTGGAGTCCAGAATTTCTATGGCAAACTCCTTTTCAGCAAAGATGTTAATTACAGAATAAAAAGAACACTTTGAGTGTTTATTCTCAAATTCCTCATCATAACAGGGTATAACGGGAGAGGGTTAGACTTTGGAAAGAGACAGACTTGCATTTGAATCCTGATTATGATTTGCACTGAGCTTATCTAGCCTCTCtccttttcagttttctcatctgcaaaccAGGGCTACTACTTACCTTGCGGTGTTATTGTAAAAACTGAAACATCAAATAAATATCTATCACactgccaaattattttattcttctaacACTAATTTCCCTTCCTTCTCACTTCAAACAGTGGATGCTCACTTGGCAAATTTGTTGAAGGATTAGTTTTAATAGATTATTCAAATACAAGGCTTTTAGGATCCCTTCTGGTcttgaataaataaaaccataaaaattaaattcagtttCCATAACAGTCTGAGcaattaaaagcaaaactctCATGTGATACAAAGAATTCTAACCTATTGGATATCTATTCTATAATCTGTAAAGGTTACATAACTGCATAAAACACAATCCTTTTCTACAAGAGTATGAAATGAAATTTAATCAATATCAGAAGAGTGAGCACAGAAATTTGGCACAATTTAGCCTAAACGTTGTGACAATATCTTTTATTTGTAGATAATTTAAGATGTCCTTAAAGATAATTCtagtttcaaaaaaatattatgactaaaaaacaaaagctaattGCAAAAATTGCTTACCTTTTACAGGAAAGGT from Rhinopithecus roxellana isolate Shanxi Qingling chromosome 15, ASM756505v1, whole genome shotgun sequence includes:
- the C15H11orf54 gene encoding LOW QUALITY PROTEIN: ester hydrolase C11orf54 homolog (The sequence of the model RefSeq protein was modified relative to this genomic sequence to represent the inferred CDS: inserted 1 base in 1 codon); translation: MACAEFSFHVPSLEELAGVMQKGLKDNFADVQVSVVDCPDLTKEPFTFPVKGICGKTRIAEVGGVPYLLPLVNQKKVYDLNKIAKEIKLPGAFILGAGAGPFQTLGFNSEFMPVIQTESEHKPPVNGSYFAHVNPADGECLLEKYSEKRHDFECALLANLFASEGQPGKVIEVKAKRRTGPLNFVTSMRQTLEKHYXNKPVGMGGTFIIQKGKVKSHIMPAEFSSCPLNSDEEVNKWLHFYEMKAPLVCLPVFVSRDPGFDLRLEHTHFFSHHGEGGHYHYDTTPDIVEYLGYFLPAEFLYRIDQPKESHSIGRD